The following proteins are co-located in the Oceanimonas sp. GK1 genome:
- a CDS encoding methyltransferase: MNHHFPLPQGGELELHRYPRQARHGLQAWEAADEYIMNELAALDWDRTAPLVIFNDAFGALTLGLHQYRPHTVTDSRIAELALAANAADNHLAPDWQSLTSLDELPEAPGLVLMKLPKTNALLEHQLAAISRVAGPQTLIVAGAKARDVHSSTLKLFEQFLGPTHTSLAWKKARLIFARRDMTLAPSPAPAPLSWKLEGSDFTLYNHANVFSRASLDIGARFMLEHLPANRPGRVIDLGCGNGVLGLMMLARNPQATVTFVDESHMAIASARLNVERNLPEAMDRARFLVNNCLDGMAPDSADLVLCNPPFHQQQAITDHIAWQMMTDARRVLRRGGELLLVGNRHLDYHQKLKRLFGNQRIVASNRKFVILRAIHTA, encoded by the coding sequence ATGAATCATCACTTTCCCCTGCCCCAGGGCGGCGAGCTGGAGCTGCACCGCTACCCGCGCCAGGCCCGCCACGGTCTGCAGGCCTGGGAGGCGGCAGACGAATATATCATGAACGAGCTGGCCGCCCTGGACTGGGACCGGACGGCCCCCCTGGTGATTTTCAACGACGCCTTTGGCGCCCTCACGCTTGGCCTGCACCAGTACCGGCCTCATACCGTCACCGACTCGCGCATTGCCGAGCTGGCCCTGGCCGCCAACGCCGCCGACAATCACCTGGCGCCCGACTGGCAGTCGCTCACCAGCCTGGACGAACTGCCCGAGGCGCCCGGCCTGGTACTGATGAAGCTGCCCAAGACCAACGCCCTGCTGGAACATCAGCTCGCCGCCATCAGCCGGGTGGCCGGACCCCAGACCCTGATCGTGGCCGGCGCCAAGGCCCGGGACGTGCACAGCTCCACCCTCAAGCTGTTTGAGCAGTTCCTCGGCCCCACCCACACCAGCCTGGCCTGGAAAAAAGCCCGGCTGATCTTTGCCCGCCGGGACATGACCCTGGCGCCCTCGCCCGCTCCGGCCCCCCTGAGCTGGAAGCTGGAGGGCAGCGACTTTACCCTTTACAACCACGCCAATGTGTTTTCCCGCGCCAGCCTCGACATTGGCGCCCGCTTTATGCTGGAGCACCTGCCCGCCAACCGCCCCGGCCGAGTGATTGATCTGGGCTGTGGCAACGGCGTGCTGGGGCTGATGATGCTGGCGCGCAACCCGCAAGCCACCGTCACCTTTGTGGACGAATCCCACATGGCCATTGCCAGCGCGCGGCTGAATGTGGAGCGCAATTTGCCCGAGGCCATGGACCGGGCCCGCTTTCTGGTCAATAACTGTCTCGACGGCATGGCCCCCGACAGCGCCGATCTGGTGCTGTGCAATCCGCCCTTTCACCAGCAACAGGCCATTACCGATCACATTGCCTGGCAGATGATGACCGACGCCCGCCGAGTGCTGCGCCGGGGCGGCGAGCTGCTGCTGGTGGGCAACCGCCATCTGGACTATCACCAGAAACTGAAACGGCTGTTCGGCAATCAGCGGATAGTGGCATCCAACCGCAAATTCGTTATTCTGAGAGCCATTCATACCGCCTGA
- a CDS encoding alpha-ketoglutarate-dependent dioxygenase AlkB — protein sequence MGLWPEPEWLALNQGRLLWWPDAFRDEADRWQATLAHDIPWQQHRLRMFGREVSEPRLSCWMGDWPYRYSGRERRPVPWHPLVQAMAGRLESICGQPFDGVLLNCYRHGQDSMGWHADNEPELGPNPMIASVSLGQARRFLLRHEAGEQQELLLEHGSLLVMAGEMQHHWRHALPRMARAEGVRINLTFRRRNPA from the coding sequence ATGGGGTTGTGGCCTGAGCCCGAGTGGCTGGCACTGAACCAGGGGCGCTTGCTGTGGTGGCCCGATGCCTTTCGCGACGAGGCGGACCGTTGGCAGGCAACACTGGCGCACGACATTCCCTGGCAGCAGCACCGGCTGCGGATGTTTGGCCGGGAGGTGAGCGAGCCCCGGTTGTCCTGCTGGATGGGCGACTGGCCCTACCGTTACTCGGGCCGTGAACGACGACCGGTGCCCTGGCATCCCTTGGTGCAAGCCATGGCCGGCCGGCTTGAAAGTATCTGCGGCCAGCCCTTTGACGGTGTGCTGCTCAATTGCTATCGCCACGGTCAGGACAGCATGGGCTGGCACGCCGACAATGAACCGGAGCTGGGCCCCAACCCCATGATTGCCTCGGTCAGCCTGGGGCAAGCCCGGCGATTTTTGCTGCGCCATGAAGCGGGGGAACAACAGGAGCTGTTACTGGAGCACGGCAGCCTGCTGGTGATGGCGGGGGAAATGCAGCATCATTGGCGCCACGCCCTGCCCAGAATGGCCCGGGCCGAGGGGGTGCGCATCAACCTGACCTTTCGCCGGCGAAACCCCGCGTGA
- a CDS encoding BolA family transcriptional regulator has product MSMQSTIEHKVREALSPEHLEVINESYMHRVEPGSETHFKLVVVSNAFDGQRLLARHRTLNTLLADELAGGVHALALHTLTPAEWRERGGVPDSPNCMGKGGVSA; this is encoded by the coding sequence ATGTCGATGCAAAGCACCATAGAACACAAGGTCAGGGAGGCGCTGTCCCCCGAGCACCTGGAAGTGATTAACGAAAGTTACATGCACCGGGTCGAGCCGGGCTCGGAAACCCACTTCAAGCTGGTGGTGGTGAGTAATGCCTTTGACGGCCAGCGGCTGCTGGCCCGCCACCGCACCCTCAACACCCTGCTGGCCGACGAGCTGGCCGGTGGCGTACACGCCCTGGCGCTGCATACCCTGACCCCGGCCGAATGGCGTGAGCGGGGTGGGGTACCCGACAGTCCCAATTGCATGGGCAAGGGCGGCGTGTCGGCCTGA
- a CDS encoding Na(+)-translocating NADH-quinone reductase subunit A translates to MITIKKGLDLPIAGAPEQVIYDGPSIKRVATLGEEYVGMRPTMHVKVEDRVKKGQVIFVDKKNPGVKFTAPAAGTVVEINRGAKRVLQSVVIAVDDSEEQITFKSYSSAELAKLERETVQEQLVESGMWTALRTRPYSKVPAVGSTPRSIFVTAMDTNPLSANAELVIKENAQAFTDGLQVLSRLTDGQVHVCKGEGSLPQASAGNVKEHVFGGVHPAGLPGTHIHFIDPIVPGKVVWYINYQDVIAFGKLFTTGELCTDRVVALGGPVVNKPRLLRTRIGASLDELTAGELQDGENRVISGSVLSGNAAEGPHAYLGRYHLQVSVLKEGREKEFMGWLAPGSNKFSVTRAYLGHLAKGKLFDLTTTTNGSARAMVPIGNYERIMPLDILPTLLLRDLLSGDTDSAQNLGCLELDEEDLALCTYVCPGKYDYGQVLRQCLTKIELEG, encoded by the coding sequence ATGATTACAATTAAAAAAGGACTGGACCTCCCAATTGCCGGGGCACCAGAGCAAGTAATCTACGATGGTCCCTCCATCAAGCGCGTTGCTACGCTGGGCGAGGAGTATGTGGGTATGCGCCCTACCATGCACGTCAAGGTAGAGGATCGCGTCAAGAAAGGTCAGGTTATCTTCGTCGACAAGAAGAACCCTGGCGTCAAGTTCACAGCTCCCGCCGCCGGTACAGTAGTTGAAATCAACCGTGGCGCCAAACGTGTACTGCAATCCGTGGTCATTGCCGTTGATGACAGCGAAGAGCAGATTACTTTTAAAAGCTACAGCTCTGCCGAACTGGCCAAACTGGAACGTGAAACCGTGCAGGAGCAGCTGGTTGAATCCGGCATGTGGACCGCCCTGCGCACCCGCCCCTACAGCAAGGTGCCGGCCGTGGGCTCTACCCCGCGCTCCATCTTTGTGACCGCCATGGACACCAACCCGCTCAGCGCCAATGCCGAGCTGGTGATCAAGGAAAACGCCCAGGCGTTTACCGATGGTCTGCAGGTGCTGAGCCGCCTGACCGACGGCCAGGTGCATGTGTGCAAGGGCGAAGGCAGCCTGCCCCAGGCCTCTGCCGGCAACGTCAAGGAACACGTGTTCGGTGGCGTGCATCCGGCCGGCCTGCCCGGTACCCACATTCACTTTATCGATCCCATCGTGCCCGGCAAGGTGGTCTGGTACATCAATTACCAGGACGTCATCGCCTTCGGCAAGCTGTTCACCACCGGTGAACTGTGCACCGATCGTGTGGTGGCCCTGGGCGGCCCCGTGGTCAACAAGCCCCGTCTGCTGCGCACCCGCATTGGCGCATCTCTGGATGAGCTGACCGCCGGTGAACTGCAGGACGGCGAAAACCGCGTCATTTCCGGTTCCGTGCTGTCCGGCAACGCCGCCGAAGGTCCTCACGCCTACCTGGGTCGCTACCACCTGCAGGTCTCCGTGCTGAAGGAAGGTCGCGAGAAGGAATTCATGGGCTGGCTGGCGCCGGGTTCCAACAAGTTCTCGGTAACCCGTGCCTACCTGGGACATCTGGCCAAGGGCAAACTGTTTGACCTGACCACCACCACCAACGGCTCTGCCCGTGCCATGGTGCCGATCGGCAACTACGAGCGCATTATGCCGCTGGATATTCTGCCGACTCTGCTGCTGCGTGATCTGCTGTCCGGCGACACCGACAGTGCCCAGAACCTGGGCTGCCTGGAGCTGGATGAAGAAGATCTGGCACTGTGCACCTATGTGTGCCCGGGCAAGTACGATTACGGCCAGGTGTTGCGTCAGTGTCTGACCAAGATTGAGCTAGAGGGCTAA
- a CDS encoding NADH:ubiquinone reductase (Na(+)-transporting) subunit B yields the protein MSLKHTLEKMEHHFEPGGKYEKFYALYEAVATVLYTPGMVTRRSSHVRDSIDLKRIMIMVWLATFPAMFFGMYNAGGQAIAALTSMYSPADLAAVIDGNWRYGLADSLGATLGEGAGWGSKLLLGATYFLPIYLTVFVVGGFWEVLFASVRKHEVNEGFFVTSVLFALIVPATLPLWQAALGITFGVVMAKEIFGGTGKNFLNPALAGRAFLFFAYPAEISGDTVWTAVDGFSGATALGQWAAGGQAALMDANTGAAISWMDAFIGNIQGSIGEVSTLAILIGGLFIIYMGIASWRIVGGVMIGMVATATLFNLLGSDTNAMFSMPWYWHLVLGGFAFGMMFMATDPVSASFTNKGKWWYGALIGVMVVLIRVVNPAFPEGMMLAILFANLFAPLFDHFVVQANIKRRLARG from the coding sequence ATGAGTTTGAAGCACACTCTGGAAAAAATGGAACACCATTTCGAACCGGGTGGTAAATACGAGAAGTTTTACGCCCTGTACGAAGCGGTGGCCACCGTGCTCTATACCCCGGGCATGGTTACTCGTCGCTCCTCCCATGTACGTGACAGCATCGACCTGAAGCGCATCATGATCATGGTGTGGCTGGCGACCTTCCCGGCCATGTTCTTTGGCATGTACAACGCCGGTGGTCAGGCCATTGCGGCCCTTACCAGCATGTACAGCCCGGCCGATCTGGCCGCGGTGATCGACGGCAACTGGCGCTATGGTCTGGCCGACAGCCTGGGGGCAACCCTGGGTGAAGGGGCCGGCTGGGGCAGCAAACTGTTGCTGGGTGCCACCTACTTCCTGCCCATCTACCTGACCGTGTTTGTGGTGGGTGGTTTCTGGGAAGTGCTGTTCGCCTCCGTACGCAAGCACGAAGTGAACGAAGGCTTCTTCGTGACCTCCGTGCTGTTCGCGCTGATCGTGCCCGCCACCCTGCCGCTGTGGCAGGCGGCCCTGGGTATCACCTTCGGTGTGGTCATGGCCAAGGAAATCTTTGGCGGTACCGGCAAGAACTTCCTCAACCCGGCACTGGCGGGTCGTGCCTTCCTGTTCTTCGCCTATCCGGCCGAGATCTCCGGTGACACCGTCTGGACCGCCGTTGACGGCTTTTCCGGCGCCACCGCCCTGGGCCAGTGGGCCGCCGGCGGTCAGGCTGCGCTGATGGACGCCAACACCGGCGCCGCCATCAGCTGGATGGATGCCTTTATCGGTAACATTCAGGGCTCCATCGGTGAAGTGTCTACCCTGGCTATCCTGATTGGTGGCCTGTTCATCATCTACATGGGTATTGCCTCCTGGCGTATCGTGGGTGGCGTGATGATCGGCATGGTGGCCACGGCGACCCTGTTCAACCTGCTTGGCTCCGACACCAACGCCATGTTCTCCATGCCCTGGTACTGGCACCTGGTGCTGGGCGGTTTCGCCTTCGGCATGATGTTCATGGCCACCGACCCGGTTTCCGCCTCCTTTACCAACAAGGGCAAGTGGTGGTACGGCGCCCTGATCGGCGTCATGGTGGTGCTGATCCGTGTGGTCAACCCGGCCTTCCCCGAAGGCATGATGCTGGCCATTCTGTTCGCCAACCTGTTCGCTCCCCTGTTCGATCACTTCGTGGTTCAGGCAAACATCAAACGGAGGCTGGCCCGTGGCTAA
- a CDS encoding Na(+)-translocating NADH-quinone reductase subunit C has protein sequence MAKKETIGRTFAVVGALCLVCSVIVSGAAVILKPTQQRNQALDVQTNIVDVAGLGRENVAENYERFIDARLLDLTTGELTDQAAAGFNQRNAAKDPATSIRLSPEEDPAGIRRRANLAPVYLAKDENGELESIILPVHGQGLWSTMYAFVAVAPDGNTIKGITYYEQGETPGLGGEVENPNWRAQFVGKKLFDENGKPALRVVKGGAPEGAPSSVDGLSGATLTSDGVQKTFEFWLGEKGFGPFLAKVREGELNNG, from the coding sequence GTGGCTAAGAAAGAAACTATCGGCAGAACCTTTGCCGTTGTCGGTGCCCTGTGTCTGGTCTGCTCCGTGATCGTATCCGGCGCTGCCGTGATCTTGAAGCCGACCCAGCAGCGCAACCAGGCGCTGGACGTACAGACCAACATCGTCGACGTGGCCGGTCTGGGCCGCGAGAACGTGGCGGAAAACTACGAGCGTTTCATCGACGCCCGCCTGCTCGACCTGACCACCGGTGAACTCACCGACCAGGCCGCCGCTGGCTTCAACCAGCGCAACGCCGCCAAGGATCCCGCCACCAGCATTCGGCTGAGCCCGGAAGAAGATCCGGCGGGCATTCGCCGTCGGGCCAACCTGGCGCCGGTGTACCTGGCCAAAGACGAGAACGGCGAGCTTGAGAGCATCATTCTGCCGGTTCACGGTCAGGGCCTGTGGTCCACCATGTACGCCTTTGTGGCGGTGGCGCCCGATGGCAACACCATCAAGGGCATCACCTACTACGAGCAGGGTGAAACCCCCGGACTCGGCGGTGAGGTGGAAAACCCCAACTGGCGTGCCCAGTTTGTTGGCAAGAAGCTGTTTGATGAAAACGGCAAGCCGGCACTGCGCGTCGTCAAGGGTGGTGCGCCCGAAGGCGCTCCTTCCAGCGTAGACGGTCTGTCCGGTGCGACCCTGACCTCCGACGGTGTGCAAAAAACCTTTGAATTCTGGCTCGGTGAGAAAGGCTTTGGTCCTTTCCTGGCCAAGGTTCGTGAAGGAGAGCTGAACAATGGCTGA
- a CDS encoding NADH:ubiquinone reductase (Na(+)-transporting) subunit D encodes MADKAEMKKVLFGPIIGNNPIALQVLGICSALAVTSQMQTAFVMSLAVIAVTAFSNLFISLIRNQIPNSVRIIAQMAIIASLVIVVDQILKAYAYDISKQLSVFVGLIITNCIVMGRAEAYAMKSPPMMSFLDGIGNGLGYGLILLVVATIRELFGSGTWFGIEILPLIKNGGWYQANGLLLLPPSAFFIIGGFIWVLRTFRPEQVEAKE; translated from the coding sequence ATGGCTGATAAAGCTGAAATGAAAAAGGTTCTGTTCGGTCCCATCATCGGCAACAACCCCATCGCCCTTCAGGTGCTGGGTATCTGTTCTGCCCTGGCGGTGACCTCGCAGATGCAGACGGCATTCGTAATGTCGCTGGCGGTAATTGCGGTAACGGCGTTCTCCAACCTGTTTATCTCGCTTATCCGCAACCAGATCCCCAACTCGGTACGGATCATTGCCCAGATGGCGATCATCGCCTCTCTGGTTATCGTGGTGGACCAGATCCTGAAAGCCTACGCCTATGACATCTCCAAGCAGCTGTCGGTGTTTGTGGGGCTTATCATCACCAACTGTATCGTAATGGGTCGCGCCGAAGCCTACGCCATGAAGAGCCCGCCCATGATGTCGTTCCTGGACGGTATCGGTAACGGCCTGGGCTACGGCCTGATCCTGCTGGTGGTGGCCACCATTCGTGAGCTGTTCGGTTCCGGCACCTGGTTTGGCATCGAAATCCTGCCGCTGATCAAAAACGGTGGCTGGTATCAGGCCAACGGCCTGCTGCTGCTGCCGCCGAGCGCCTTCTTTATCATCGGTGGCTTTATCTGGGTACTGCGTACCTTCCGTCCCGAGCAGGTGGAGGCCAAGGAGTAA
- the nqrE gene encoding NADH:ubiquinone reductase (Na(+)-transporting) subunit E, giving the protein MEHYLSLFVRSVFIENLALAFFLGMCTFLAVSKKVKTSFGLGVAVIVVLTISVPVNNLIYNFILKDGAMVEGVDLSFLNFITFIGVIAALVQILEMTLDKFFPALYNALGIFLPLITVNCAIFGGVSFMVQRDYNFGESIVYGFGSGVGWMLAIVLLAGLREKMKYADVPDGLRGLGITFISAGLMALGFMSFSGISL; this is encoded by the coding sequence ATGGAACATTATCTGAGTCTGTTTGTTCGTTCCGTGTTCATCGAGAACCTGGCGCTGGCCTTCTTCCTGGGCATGTGTACCTTTCTGGCGGTGTCCAAGAAGGTAAAGACCTCCTTTGGTCTGGGTGTGGCGGTGATCGTGGTACTGACCATTTCGGTACCGGTGAACAACCTCATCTACAACTTCATTCTGAAAGACGGCGCCATGGTTGAAGGCGTGGATCTGAGCTTCCTGAACTTCATTACCTTTATCGGGGTAATTGCGGCACTGGTACAGATCCTGGAAATGACCCTGGACAAGTTCTTCCCGGCGCTCTACAACGCCCTGGGCATCTTCCTGCCGCTGATCACCGTAAACTGCGCCATCTTTGGTGGTGTGTCGTTCATGGTGCAGCGGGACTACAACTTCGGCGAGTCCATCGTCTACGGTTTTGGTTCCGGTGTTGGCTGGATGCTGGCCATCGTACTGCTGGCCGGTTTGCGTGAGAAGATGAAGTATGCGGATGTGCCCGATGGTCTGCGCGGCCTGGGGATCACCTTTATCTCCGCCGGCCTGATGGCCCTCGGCTTCATGTCTTTCTCTGGCATTTCTCTGTAA
- the nqrF gene encoding NADH:ubiquinone reductase (Na(+)-transporting) subunit F, protein MEIILGVVMFTVIVLALVSIILFAKSKLVAEGDVTISINDDPEKAITSGAGVKLLGALAANGIFVSSACGGGGSCGQCRVRVLDGGGEILPTELDHISKREAREGERLSCQVNVKQDMKIELPEEVFGIKKWDCEVISNDNKATFIKELKLKIPNGESVPFRAGGYIQIEAPPHHVKYKDFDVPEEYREDWDKFKIFDLESKVDEETIRAYSMANYPEEEGIIMLNVRIATPPPSKWTAPPGKMSSYIWSLKPGDKATISGPFGEFFAKETDAEMVFIGGGAGMAPMRSHIFDQLKRLNSKRKISFWYGARSKREMFYVEDFDGLQEQFDNFQWHVALSDPQPDDNWDGYTGFIHNVLFENYLRDHEAPEDCEYYMCGPPVMNAAVINMLKNLGVEDDNILLDDFGG, encoded by the coding sequence ATGGAAATCATTCTAGGCGTGGTCATGTTCACCGTGATCGTGCTGGCCCTGGTAAGCATCATTCTGTTTGCCAAGTCCAAGCTCGTCGCGGAAGGGGATGTGACTATCAGCATCAATGACGATCCCGAAAAGGCGATTACCTCCGGTGCCGGTGTCAAACTGCTGGGTGCCCTGGCCGCCAACGGCATCTTCGTCTCTTCTGCCTGTGGTGGCGGTGGCTCCTGTGGCCAGTGCCGGGTGCGGGTCCTCGACGGTGGCGGTGAAATCCTGCCCACCGAGCTGGATCACATCTCCAAGCGCGAAGCCCGCGAAGGCGAGCGCCTGTCCTGTCAGGTGAACGTCAAGCAGGACATGAAGATCGAGCTGCCGGAAGAAGTGTTCGGCATCAAGAAGTGGGACTGTGAAGTTATCTCCAACGATAACAAGGCCACCTTCATCAAGGAACTCAAGCTGAAGATCCCCAACGGCGAAAGCGTGCCTTTCCGTGCCGGTGGTTACATTCAGATTGAAGCGCCGCCCCACCACGTCAAGTACAAGGACTTCGACGTGCCCGAGGAGTACCGGGAAGACTGGGACAAGTTCAAGATCTTCGATCTGGAGTCCAAGGTAGACGAGGAAACCATTCGCGCCTACTCCATGGCCAACTACCCGGAAGAAGAAGGCATCATCATGCTGAACGTGCGGATCGCCACTCCGCCGCCCAGCAAGTGGACTGCCCCTCCCGGCAAGATGTCTTCCTACATCTGGTCCCTGAAGCCCGGCGACAAGGCCACCATTTCCGGTCCCTTCGGTGAGTTCTTCGCCAAGGAAACCGACGCCGAAATGGTGTTCATTGGCGGTGGTGCCGGCATGGCGCCGATGCGTTCGCACATCTTTGACCAGCTCAAGCGCCTGAACTCCAAGCGCAAGATCAGCTTCTGGTACGGTGCCCGCTCCAAGCGTGAAATGTTCTACGTGGAAGACTTTGACGGCCTGCAGGAGCAGTTCGACAACTTCCAGTGGCATGTGGCCCTCAGCGATCCCCAGCCCGATGACAACTGGGACGGTTACACCGGCTTCATTCACAACGTACTGTTCGAAAACTACCTGCGCGACCACGAAGCGCCGGAAGATTGCGAATACTACATGTGCGGACCGCCCGTGATGAACGCCGCCGTGATCAACATGCTCAAGAACCTGGGTGTGGAAGATGACAACATCCTGCTGGATGACTTTGGTGGTTAA
- a CDS encoding FAD:protein FMN transferase has product MMSRLSNWLAPLGLAFLLAACQPANDAAPQLHLTGDTMGTYYSVKIVGAEDSRRDALQAEIDRRLELVNDQMSTYREASELSRFNRYDGSAPFAVSADTARVVTAALQLGRLSNGALDVTVGPLVNLWGFGPDARPTEIPSDERLAEVKSQTGLEHLSVQTRAEGEFLQKALPGLYVDLSSIAKGYGVDVVSEYLSEQGLTNHLVEIGGEVRTSGLNAHGQDWRIAVEKPGPGEGVVQQVVALANTSVATSGDYRNYYELDGKRLSHTLDPATGRPITHRLASVTVIHPSCMMADGLATALTVMGTEQALAFAERQGLAVYLLTKTDDGFRVDMSSAFEKYLRG; this is encoded by the coding sequence ATGATGTCTCGACTAAGTAACTGGCTGGCCCCCTTGGGGCTGGCCTTTTTATTGGCGGCCTGCCAGCCGGCGAACGACGCCGCGCCCCAGTTGCACCTGACCGGCGACACCATGGGCACCTACTACTCGGTAAAGATAGTGGGGGCCGAGGACAGCCGGCGTGATGCACTGCAGGCGGAAATCGACCGCCGGCTGGAGTTGGTCAACGATCAGATGTCCACCTACCGGGAAGCCTCGGAGCTGAGCCGGTTCAACCGGTACGACGGCAGTGCGCCCTTTGCGGTGTCGGCCGATACCGCCCGGGTAGTGACGGCGGCCCTGCAACTGGGGCGGCTCAGCAACGGCGCTCTGGACGTGACCGTGGGCCCGCTGGTGAACCTGTGGGGCTTTGGCCCCGATGCCAGACCGACCGAGATCCCCAGTGACGAACGGCTGGCGGAGGTCAAGTCGCAAACCGGGCTTGAGCACCTGAGTGTGCAGACCCGGGCCGAGGGGGAGTTTCTGCAAAAAGCCCTGCCGGGTTTGTATGTGGATCTGTCGTCCATCGCCAAGGGCTACGGGGTGGATGTGGTGTCGGAATATCTCTCCGAGCAGGGGCTGACCAACCACCTGGTGGAAATCGGGGGCGAAGTGAGAACCAGCGGCCTGAATGCCCACGGCCAGGACTGGCGCATTGCGGTGGAAAAACCCGGCCCCGGTGAAGGCGTGGTGCAGCAGGTGGTGGCGCTGGCCAACACCAGCGTGGCCACCTCGGGGGATTACCGTAATTACTACGAGCTCGACGGCAAACGGTTGTCCCATACCCTGGATCCGGCCACCGGCAGGCCCATTACCCACCGGCTGGCGTCGGTGACAGTGATCCACCCATCCTGTATGATGGCAGACGGCCTGGCCACGGCGCTGACGGTGATGGGAACGGAGCAGGCACTGGCGTTTGCCGAGCGGCAGGGGCTGGCGGTCTATCTGCTCACCAAGACGGATGACGGTTTCAGGGTGGATATGTCCAGCGCCTTCGAGAAGTATCTAAGAGGTTGA
- the nqrM gene encoding (Na+)-NQR maturation NqrM: MLYFLITFGVFALVIAAMAIGYIIQRKTISGSCGGLGGIGVEKACDCPDPCDNRKKKMAKEEARRKMLEENRII; encoded by the coding sequence ATGCTGTATTTTCTGATTACCTTCGGAGTCTTTGCCCTGGTGATTGCCGCCATGGCCATCGGCTACATCATTCAGCGCAAGACCATTTCCGGTTCCTGCGGTGGCCTGGGTGGCATTGGCGTGGAAAAAGCCTGTGACTGCCCGGATCCTTGCGACAACCGCAAAAAGAAAATGGCCAAGGAAGAAGCCCGCCGCAAGATGCTGGAAGAAAACCGCATCATTTGA
- the dinB gene encoding DNA polymerase IV has protein sequence MRKIIHVDMDCFFAAVEMRDHPEWRTIPLAIGGSASRRGVIATCNYPARAYGVRSAMPSHQALRLCPELRLISGNMAEYKRVSQQIRAIFHRYTDLVEPLSLDEAYLDVTGSPLFGGSATLIADDIRRAIRDELQLTASAGVAPNKFLAKIASEENKPDGLFVLPPAAVADYVSGLALGKIPGVGQKTAEKLAAMGLETCAQAVAAGEALLVRRFGKFGHLLWQRAQGIDERPVQTERVRKSVGVETTLATDLHAPEQGAEVLQRLWPELLRRLDGRAIRGLCIKLKFADFEQTTLSRRTTVLELDSALKLCEQAWERAGDRGVRLVGMSVELADERQGAQLGLF, from the coding sequence ATGCGCAAAATCATTCATGTGGACATGGACTGCTTCTTTGCTGCGGTGGAGATGCGGGACCATCCCGAGTGGCGGACTATTCCCCTGGCCATCGGCGGCAGTGCCAGCCGGCGCGGGGTGATTGCCACCTGCAACTACCCGGCCCGGGCCTATGGCGTGCGCTCGGCCATGCCCAGCCACCAGGCCTTGCGATTGTGCCCGGAACTGCGGTTAATTTCCGGTAACATGGCGGAATACAAGCGGGTCTCCCAGCAGATCCGCGCCATCTTTCACCGCTATACCGATCTGGTGGAGCCCCTTTCCCTCGACGAAGCCTACCTGGACGTGACCGGCAGCCCGCTGTTTGGCGGCAGTGCCACCCTGATTGCCGACGACATTCGCCGGGCCATTCGCGATGAACTGCAACTGACCGCCTCGGCGGGCGTGGCGCCCAACAAGTTTCTGGCCAAAATTGCCTCGGAAGAGAACAAGCCCGATGGCCTCTTTGTGCTGCCGCCGGCGGCGGTGGCGGACTACGTCAGCGGACTGGCGCTCGGCAAGATCCCCGGTGTGGGCCAGAAAACCGCGGAAAAGCTCGCCGCCATGGGCCTGGAAACCTGCGCCCAGGCGGTGGCGGCGGGAGAAGCGCTGCTGGTGCGCCGGTTTGGCAAATTTGGTCATTTGCTGTGGCAGCGGGCCCAGGGGATTGACGAGCGGCCGGTGCAGACCGAGCGGGTGCGCAAGTCGGTGGGGGTGGAAACCACCCTGGCCACCGATCTTCATGCTCCAGAGCAGGGGGCCGAGGTGTTGCAACGGCTCTGGCCCGAACTGTTGCGCCGGCTGGACGGGCGGGCCATTCGCGGCCTGTGCATCAAGCTCAAGTTCGCGGATTTCGAGCAGACCACGCTGTCACGGCGCACCACGGTGCTTGAACTCGATTCGGCGCTGAAACTGTGTGAACAAGCCTGGGAACGTGCCGGAGACAGGGGCGTGCGCTTGGTGGGAATGAGCGTGGAGCTGGCCGACGAAAGGCAGGGCGCCCAGCTGGGGTTGTTCTGA